The genomic region GCCAATCGTGATTTCTCTTATAAAGATGTCGTTCGATTTTGCGGCGAGTTCCCATTCGTCAACCAAAGTTGACCACAGTGAGCCTTTAGACTCGGCCTCCAAGAGTGCACGCTCTACTTGCACAATGAGTTTCGCATGAACTTTGTGAGCTTCTCTTTCGGTTAATATTCCGTCAATACGACGATCGACACGAACACCCTTAACTTGGGAACTCGTTTTGCTGCATCGTACGCGGAATAAAGTTTGATTCGTTTTTTCGTCAAAATAGGACGTTACTGACATTAGATTCTCCTTTGTTTGGAAGAATCAATAATTAGTAACAAGTCACTTTTCTTAAATAATAGACGTCCGAAGGGTTTGTAGGAGGGGAGTCTGCCTTGATTCACAAGATTTCTAACTCTTGCGGCGCAAGGATTTCCCTTCTTAGTTAACATTCGTAAAAAAGCCGCAGCCTCTTCAGTTGATAAAAAATCAGAGTCTAACCTGACTTCTATCTCGAGCTGATTTTCCTTCACGAATTTTTCGCCTTCGGAAAAACTGTGTCGATTCGATTCTCAAAGATCCCGATTCCGCACTCGAGGCGCGGACTCTTGTTTCTACAAGTAATATTCTTCATAAAATCTCCGTTATCAATGTGAAAAATCTATTTATTTTTTCGTTTCTCAAAAGAGGTATTATCCGATTATTCGTCGCTATCATTTGCTACGGTTCTTGGAATAGATTCTTGGCTTAAATCTTCTAAAAATGGCTCCTTTACCGAACAGGTTTTTGTGAGCGTTTTAAGCTCTTTCTGAAGCTCCTCTTCCGTCAGATCGCGTCGAAGGAGATTGCGCATATATTTCTTTCGGTCGAAGAGTAATTTTTGGATATATGGCTTATGTTTTTCGTAATATTTTTCTAAGAAAATTCCTATAACCGCATTTACAAATTTACTTGGATTTACCGTGCAGTTGGAAGACCGAATGGCCTTCATCTTCTCTTTAATTTCGATTGAATTTTTCTCGGTGAGAATGATTCGAGTTCCCGTGATCTTATTACTTATAAATACCTCCTTTTAATTACTTTTGCTTTTGCCATTTTGGAGAACCTTGAATGGTCCAGATGCAGTGCGCTTCAATAAGTTCATTGCCATTTGTTTTCCACGGCTCGCATCGTTTGCTCACATTGGGATTAGATAACGTATACTCGGTAAGAGCTAAGTCCACACTCCTTTGATCCCGTTCTATCGCAAAAAGTCTGTCTTTTTTTCTGTCGTGGCTTAACTTATCCATAAAGCCCGCACAGCCTCCAATACTTATAACTATCATTACTAATATTCCTAACTGCATTCCTATTTTTCCTCCTATTTCGTCAAAATCCTCATATCTCGGGTATGTGATCTTTTTTGATCTTTTGATTTCGATCATTTCGATGGTTTATGAAGCTTTGCCCGTAGTTGTTTGCTACAAGAAAACTACATTAAAAATACACTTTAAAAATGAACCTATCTGATGATTATTTTCTTATTTTTCAGGTTTAAAAATATCAGTTCTTCTTGAGATAAAAGTAGATCCTGTAGCAAAATGTAGAACATCTGAGGCGATACGGGGTGTGTTTCTAAATACGAAGCCTCAGCTGATTGAACTGCCTTTAAAGTCTCTTGAGATGTGCAAACAACAAGAGTTGCTGCTATTTTCGAAGAATAAATTCTATCCACTTTAGCACTATAAATTTTTGAATTTTGCCTCACGTTTTCAAGTTCCAAAGCGAAATTAATATGAACTCCGTTGATCTCTGCTTGAATAAATCCGTCACAGTTTAATTCGCGCAGTGCTAAAAGATCAGAATTATCAATTAACAGATCTGAAAACTGATATTCATTCTCTCCATAAAATTGTTTTACTGATTTTTTGGATTCTAATACACGCCTTACATCAACCAGAGCAAGGTCATGAGCGTGCTTTTCGCTTCGCTCAGGCGTTTTCTCAGAACACGGTTGAAAGAGGTCTTTCACTAAAGAATACCCTAATTCTGTATGCGAGAAGCACGATAGAGTGCTTCTCCCATTTTGAAAAATTGTCTTTTTAACTAGCCCCATTTTGACAAGAATCTGCAATCTTCGGTTTAGGGGATAATAGCTTTTTACGCCGTTAAAGAATTTCTTTTGCAGCTGATCTCGATTAACGATCTTATTGCGCGTGGCAAAGAGGATCATTTCTTTATCTCTTCCTGTGATTCGCTTTGCCATGACTCAGTCTTGAATTGCCTGAGCCAATGCGAACTGTTGGCTCGTGGGAGTGTCATCATTTACTCCTAATAGCTTTACTCTCACTGTTCGCTCTCCCGAATTGTATTTTTCTTTAATCAGTAAAAGTTCATCTTCTAAATAGTTGTCTGTAATAAATGGGGTTTGAACTTCGATCTCTTGGGTTCCATTTTGCCAGATCCCACGCCCTTTAATGTTTGATAGATCTTGCGCGCGCTTATTCCCTAAAGCCACGGTTGAGCCTTGGGTGGACATCATTTTAAAAACCATTCGCCCCTGAAGGTTTTCTAAAACCTTAGTATCGATGGCGTCTTTAACCGCTTTTTGAGTGGCAAGGATTAAATGAATGCTCGCAGCTCGGGAGAGTTTAGATAAAGACTCAAGCAGACTTCGCGCGTCCTCAATAAGCGCTTTTTTATCGCTTCCTGAGCGCTCTTTTCCAAAAAGAACGCTCGCCTCATCAATCGCAACGACAATCGTATCAAAAGGGCTATTTTTAGGATCAATATTTTTTAGCCTAGATTTTTCTAAATACTTAAATCGATTTTTCATCTCCTCGTTAATGGCTTTAAGATAAGTGACGGCCTCAAGCTCGTTTTTAGCAATCTTTACGCTTGGAATTTCTGAAAACTCCACGACCTCGATTCCCATTTTTAAATCCAAAAGGTAGAGCTGAATATGAGGGGTGGTCTTAAGAAGCGTTAATAAGCACTGCCTAAAAAAGTTACTCTTTCCTCCTCCTGAAGTCCCTGAAATCAAAAGGTGGGGGAGGTCAGATAAGTTTTGCGTGATAAGACCATCTAACGATTCTCCAACGATAAAACTTAAAGGTCTAAGAGAGGTGCTTTGTATTTTCTTGTAGCTTACAAGTTTTGGAATTTCCTTTTCACTTAAGGTGACTTCGATAAACGAACGGTTGTTACCGAGCTCAATGCTTGAAACTAGCTTTCCGAAGGCTGTCGCCATATTTTCACGTTTCTGCTCAAAATCATTTATGCATACTCCATTGGCTTTAAAATTAAGGATTTCTCTAAAGCCTTTAAGAGGCGAGACTGAAATAAGCCTTGGGGTATTTCCAAGGCCATTTGTGATATGGCAAAGCTCAAACTTATTTTCGTACTTTTTAAGTTTTACTAGGTCGGGGATAGCGACCAGGAAATAAACAAGGGCCGTGATGGTTAAAACGGCCATAATAGCGATAACTAGTGAATCCGACCAATTCAGGTTTTTTAAATCTAAATTCTTTCCCAAAAAAAGTTTTACATAAATGGCGGTAAGAAAGAAGAAAAGCCCCATGACAGCATTTGATCCAAGGGTTGAGTACTTGCTAAAGCCGTAGATTGCTCCCTTAAAAAAAGATTTTAAAAGACTCCCTAGAAGAGAAACGAAGTCCGATGACGTTTTTTCACGTTTCATTAGTTAACAACGATTTTCTCTAAGATCTGCACGGAAAACTCACTTCCACTTTTAAGCTCGGCGTATTCTGGCTGGTTGTTCAGATTTTCAGCATGCCTTAGGGCCTCTTGCTCACTGGTTTTTGCAATGCCATTAAAAATTGCGTTTTTTAAAGTAGGCTTATTAGCAACTTGACCTTGAAAGCCTCCTAGAGATTCTTTTTGGGTTAAGGTTTCGCTAATACCCGAGACCATATTTAAACCCATGCTCCCTACAGCCCGTAGACCATTTCGCCCGTGGTAATTTCCCTCAATGCCGTTCTTATTAGTTTTTGAATCCACTGCCTGAGCTGAGAATTCTGCTTCATCCCCATCAGGAAGAAATGCTCGATCAAATCGAATGAGAACTCGTTTACTCGCTCCAAGGCTCGCCTTACCAAAAAGCAAAGTCTTTGCTGGAATTTCAGAAATGGAATTTCCTACAACCATGACTTTACAGATCTGCTCTGGTTCTCTCGTATCGATATCGTTTAAGAGTTTTACCCTAATTGTTGAGCCAAATGAGTTAGACTCAATGGGTGATGTCTCAGCATTCAAATCAATAATTTGATGGGCCTTAAGTTTTAGTACCTCTTTCGGCTTTACCTTTCCTCTATTCGTAGGGGTAGTATTATTTGAGTTTTTAAACTCATAGCCTGTATCGTTCGTTCTCATTTCTTGGGAGGGAATTTCCATAGGTTTTGGAACTTCGCTTGTTTTTATGAGAACCGACGAGTCAGTGAAAAATATTTCTTTAAATAAATATCCCATGAACGACAATGAAATAACGACTAGTGCTAAGAGAACCAGATTTTTTTTATGAATAGTGAGTTTTTCTCCACTTTTCATAAAGAGGAAATTCTTTAGCTTCTCTTTAAGAATTGCTTTTATAAAAATCCTTTCTCAATAACAGTTTTTGCTGAACGTTTATCGAAATTCGCCATTAGCTCGACGTCGGACTTCGTTTTAAGACCAAATACCAAGCGTCCGCGATTTATACCTTGGGAGAGATTGAAATTTTCAAAGGCGAATTCTTTCTCAATGGACTTAGTGTCATTTCCCTTTAATTCAAAACAGAAGTCTAGAGCCCTTAAATCTTTCTTCGTCGAATTAACCAAATTAAAATCGATGACGTATTTACC from Bdellovibrionales bacterium harbors:
- a CDS encoding TrbI/VirB10 family protein, which encodes MKSGEKLTIHKKNLVLLALVVISLSFMGYLFKEIFFTDSSVLIKTSEVPKPMEIPSQEMRTNDTGYEFKNSNNTTPTNRGKVKPKEVLKLKAHQIIDLNAETSPIESNSFGSTIRVKLLNDIDTREPEQICKVMVVGNSISEIPAKTLLFGKASLGASKRVLIRFDRAFLPDGDEAEFSAQAVDSKTNKNGIEGNYHGRNGLRAVGSMGLNMVSGISETLTQKESLGGFQGQVANKPTLKNAIFNGIAKTSEQEALRHAENLNNQPEYAELKSGSEFSVQILEKIVVN
- a CDS encoding helix-turn-helix domain-containing protein, whose amino-acid sequence is MKENQLEIEVRLDSDFLSTEEAAAFLRMLTKKGNPCAARVRNLVNQGRLPSYKPFGRLLFKKSDLLLIIDSSKQRRI